One region of Juglans regia cultivar Chandler chromosome 4, Walnut 2.0, whole genome shotgun sequence genomic DNA includes:
- the LOC108990257 gene encoding transcription factor TCP2-like, producing the protein MEVEDIQQATACKFPRIGNGRNDSGKIGSKGVPDHYPDDEEDGELNRVGPGSDAGGNVNRLRGWNHSRIIRVPRASGGKDRHSKVWTSKGLRDRRVRLSVTTAIQFYDLQDRLGVDQPSKAVEWLIKAAADSIAELPSLNTFPDTPKQLSDEKRANGGTEQGFDSAAVELDGDPNFQNQSQHLSLSKSACSSTSETSKGSGLSLSRSEIRVKARERARERAAKEKEKEIDSRIAQNVNQISHNASFTELLTGGISSVNNNANSPTRSAHQNPGCEANLFHKAAARQWTGSTPMDYFDSGLLGPSSRAHHSSGFSGQIHLGNSLPMTMSVPAFNLSGDNHSELQHFSFVPDPLIPVASATSQPGGGPVDYNLNFTISSGQLAGYNNRGTLQSNSPSLLPHLQRFSPIDGPNVPFFMASAPSASLAMENHHHHQFSPGIFDGRLQLSYGDASRHSEQKGKGKN; encoded by the coding sequence ATGGAGGTGGAGGATATTCAGCAGGCAACAGCTTGTAAGTTCCCAAGGATTGGAAATGGCAGAAATGATTCTGGCAAAATAGGCTCGAAAGGGGTTCCTGACCACTACCCAGATGACGAGGAAGATGGAGAACTCAACAGGGTTGGCCCAGGAAGCGATGCCGGTGGGAATGTCAACCGGCTTCGCGGCTGGAACCATTCCCGCATCATTAGGGTTCCTCGGGCCTCGGGTGGCAAGGATCGCCACAGCAAGGTCTGGACGTCCAAGGGTTTGAGGGACCGAAGGGTTAGACTATCGGTAACCACGGCGATTCAGTTCTATGATCTTCAAGATCGGTTGGGTGTCGATCAGCCGAGCAAAGCTGTGGAGTGGCTGATCAAGGCGGCGGCCGATTCTATTGCTGAGCTTCCATCACTAAATACTTTTCCCGATACCCCGAAGCAACTGAGCGATGAGAAGCGGGCGAATGGGGGTACGGAACAAGGGTTTGATTCAGCTGCGGTTGAGTTAGATGGTGACCCAAATTTCCAAAACCAAAGCCAGCACCTTTCTTTGTCCAAGTCCGCTTGTAGCAGCACCTCGGAGACGAGCAAGGGCTCCGGTTTGTCGCTCTCGCGGTCCGAAATCAGGGTCAAGGCTCGTGAGCGGGCAAGGGAAAGAGCAgctaaagagaaagagaaggaaattgaCTCCCGCATTGCTCAAAACGTGAACCAGATTTCCCACAATGCTTCGTTTACGGAGCTTCTCACCGGTGGAATCAGCAGTGTTAACAACAATGCAAATAGTCCCACTCGCTCAGCGCATCAAAACCCCGGCTGTGAGGCTAATTTGTTTCATAAGGCGGCGGCGAGGCAGTGGACTGGTTCGACACCAATGGACTACTTCGACTCGGGGCTTCTGGGGCCTTCTTCCCGAGCCCATCACTCTTCGGGGTTTTCAGGTCAAATCCATCTGGGAAATTCCCTTCCAATGACGATGTCGGTTCCAGCGTTCAATTTATCAGGGGATAATCATTCAGAGCTGCAACATTTCTCATTCGTTCCTGACCCTCTCATCCCGGTGGCTTCGGCGACATCACAGCCAGGCGGTGGGCCGGTTGACTACAACCTCAATTTCACCATTTCATCCGGCCAGCTTGCTGGTTACAATAATAGGGGGACCCTTCAGTCCAATTCACCGTCTCTTTTGCCTCACCTCCAGAGGTTTTCTCCTATAGACGGACCAAACGTACCCTTCTTCATGGCTTCGGCACCTTCAGCGTCTTTAGCCATGGAGAATCACCATCACCACCAGTTCTCACCTGGAATATTTGACGGTCGCTTGCAGCTCAGCTATGGCGACGCTAGCCGGCATTCAGAGCAGAAGGGAAAAGGAAAGAACTGA